In Trueperella pecoris, the DNA window CCTGAAGACGAATTTGATCGCCAAGCCGCCGAGCGTACGACGGTTGGCGTCCACCGCGCGCCGAGCAGCTCCCGACCGTGGGTGATCGCTTTGATCGCCGTGTTGGTGCTTGCACCGCTACTGGGCATTGGTATCGGCAAGCTGGTTGCGGGTAGCGATTCTCCCGCGGCGTCCGAGACGACCGCCACGTCCGAGGCGAGCGCGGCTGCGGTGAGCACGCCCACCGAGGTGACGACGGCGCCGTCCACTGTTCCCACGACCGCGCCGACCACGGCACCGGCCGCGCCGACCACGGCACCGACCGCGCCGACGCCGGAGCCGTCGGTGAGCGCGAGCGCGGCTGAGCCGAACCTCGCCCACAGTATCCTCGTCCTAAACGGGCGCGGCACCAGCGGTTTGGCTGGACAGAAAGCCAGGGTGTTGAAGAGCGCGGGCTTTACGAACACCGCGGTTGGCGATTACAAGAGCCAGGCTCCG includes these proteins:
- a CDS encoding LytR C-terminal domain-containing protein is translated as MATTYPEDEFDRQAAERTTVGVHRAPSSSRPWVIALIAVLVLAPLLGIGIGKLVAGSDSPAASETTATSEASAAAVSTPTEVTTAPSTVPTTAPTTAPAAPTTAPTAPTPEPSVSASAAEPNLAHSILVLNGRGTSGLAGQKARVLKSAGFTNTAVGDYKSQAPAESTIYYSGREFAGTAKLAGEKLGIVNLVDDAARASQLGSTIVVILR